From the Leptospira biflexa serovar Patoc strain 'Patoc 1 (Paris)' genome, one window contains:
- a CDS encoding ATP-binding protein, whose translation MKLSLENFGIFSAKEFPIQKVTVFTGPNESGKTTILDAFVSALVKVTGSKKYGKILNERYQENRNSDLGIEKQNLAPNLFLNSLVIREGNMEVSSDSELTSVIEQSIFDSGYNPNHLKEQAELQVAKTGNRKVVKDWNLALSELDTAKRKFDESERTLNQIANQFAELPTWENEKQFKKQELESLQLENTDLQKQFEDLKEREYHTESDRVYNQILQWEMLSIEKKKDAQFLQNDSEKQTKQIEESIRSTNQKLISIKERKKELESGKESTIATKSNLESKFQKLDSYFQFFETWKDVLRKFQEDFPVIPKTIWNPLYRSLAIGSFFFFLVTLVTLLFSEFGNWFYIPLGLFFTLSLFFGMKMKETKLEKDESKWNEMVRRIASEMETKTLGEWKPDSLHLDSLHLIFQRYEREYTKQKLELQNLADMVSKLESELQIQENQIKKEKESLEEKEKELNSLFQKLGVSSIAELSETLVQIRLRRDKIKTLEDTLFIEVKKWETDGIESLKLKIKDKLSDWEKKGIGKQFQPEDRTTKQKIENRMKELTELIRSLETKIVELEKKLDTGKAVLESQMVPAQKEWENSKKKLEAKEKKKAELEKNFQAFEVLIGIFSEMQAESTDKMSSLVRALQTRMDAIKGTLPSKQIQWNGFSDEIQVTSDPKEGQFSFAQLSTGTKEQVSFVLRLEYAFRIGNQFNIPYLLLDEPFRHMDLVRRDAALEYTLQCILNAENDWRVVFFSFDLDLVAKIKDLAERLNLPCQIHTLTKQVS comes from the coding sequence ATGAAGTTATCATTAGAAAACTTTGGAATTTTTTCTGCAAAAGAATTTCCGATCCAAAAAGTCACTGTGTTTACTGGGCCAAATGAATCAGGAAAAACAACGATTTTAGATGCCTTTGTTTCCGCACTTGTAAAGGTTACAGGATCGAAGAAATATGGAAAAATTTTAAATGAGAGATACCAAGAGAATCGAAATTCTGATTTAGGGATTGAAAAACAGAACCTTGCACCAAATTTATTTTTAAATTCATTAGTCATTAGAGAAGGGAATATGGAGGTCAGTTCGGATAGTGAATTGACTTCGGTCATCGAACAATCCATCTTTGACAGCGGTTACAATCCAAATCATCTCAAAGAACAAGCAGAACTACAAGTTGCCAAAACAGGGAATCGTAAAGTAGTGAAGGATTGGAATCTGGCGTTGTCTGAATTGGATACCGCCAAACGAAAGTTTGATGAATCAGAAAGAACTTTAAACCAAATTGCAAACCAATTTGCTGAACTTCCCACTTGGGAAAATGAGAAACAATTCAAAAAACAAGAATTGGAATCCTTACAATTGGAAAACACTGACCTACAAAAACAATTTGAAGATTTAAAAGAAAGGGAATATCACACAGAATCAGACCGAGTCTACAATCAGATCTTACAATGGGAAATGTTATCGATTGAGAAAAAAAAAGATGCACAATTTTTGCAAAATGATTCCGAAAAACAAACAAAACAAATCGAAGAATCCATACGATCAACCAATCAAAAATTAATCTCGATCAAAGAACGAAAAAAGGAATTAGAATCGGGAAAAGAATCCACTATCGCTACCAAGTCCAATTTGGAATCCAAATTCCAAAAATTAGATTCATATTTTCAGTTTTTTGAAACTTGGAAAGATGTTTTACGCAAATTCCAAGAAGATTTTCCTGTCATTCCCAAAACCATTTGGAATCCATTATACAGAAGTTTGGCGATCGGTTCGTTCTTTTTCTTCCTTGTTACGCTCGTCACATTACTTTTTTCTGAGTTTGGAAATTGGTTTTATATTCCACTTGGTTTATTTTTTACCCTTAGTTTGTTTTTTGGAATGAAGATGAAAGAAACAAAATTGGAAAAGGACGAATCCAAATGGAATGAAATGGTTCGTCGTATTGCCAGTGAAATGGAAACCAAAACATTGGGAGAGTGGAAACCCGATTCCCTTCATTTGGATTCTCTGCACCTAATTTTCCAAAGGTATGAAAGAGAATACACAAAACAAAAACTAGAATTACAAAATTTGGCAGATATGGTTTCCAAACTGGAATCGGAGTTACAAATCCAAGAAAACCAAATCAAAAAGGAAAAAGAATCCTTAGAGGAAAAAGAAAAAGAACTCAATTCTTTGTTTCAAAAACTGGGTGTGAGCTCCATTGCCGAACTCAGCGAAACTTTAGTGCAGATTCGATTGCGAAGAGATAAAATCAAAACACTCGAAGATACATTATTCATAGAAGTGAAAAAATGGGAAACGGATGGGATCGAATCACTCAAACTCAAAATCAAAGATAAATTGAGCGATTGGGAAAAAAAAGGAATCGGTAAACAATTCCAACCAGAAGATCGCACCACCAAACAAAAGATAGAGAATCGAATGAAAGAACTAACGGAACTCATTCGAAGTTTGGAAACAAAGATTGTCGAATTAGAAAAAAAATTGGATACGGGTAAGGCTGTTTTAGAATCCCAAATGGTCCCTGCCCAAAAAGAATGGGAAAACTCAAAAAAGAAATTAGAAGCAAAAGAAAAAAAGAAAGCCGAATTGGAAAAAAATTTCCAAGCCTTTGAAGTGCTCATTGGTATTTTTTCCGAGATGCAAGCTGAAAGTACAGACAAAATGTCTTCCCTCGTTCGTGCCTTACAAACAAGGATGGATGCCATCAAAGGGACACTTCCCTCCAAACAAATCCAATGGAATGGTTTTTCCGATGAAATCCAAGTCACTAGTGATCCAAAGGAGGGGCAATTTTCCTTTGCTCAATTGTCCACAGGTACAAAAGAACAAGTTTCCTTTGTATTACGTTTGGAGTATGCGTTTCGAATAGGAAATCAATTCAATATCCCCTATTTATTGTTAGATGAGCCTTTCCGTCATATGGATTTGGTTAGAAGAGATGCCGCTTTGGAATACACATTGCAGTGTATTTTGAACGCGGAAAATGATTGGCGAGTCGTGTTTTTTAGTTTTGATTTAGATTTGGTTGCGAAAATCAAAGATTTGGCAGAAAGATTAAACCTTCCTTGCCAAATCCATACATTAACTAAACAAGTTTCTTAG
- a CDS encoding ATP-binding protein, with protein MQIQVFFRSSIILLSSFGWFAIAYGLILFQVSYLFTFSVLFLGFLTLSLFLFHLPTNQTLLEEKPKKRDELVQNLFALEKFKEELISFNDPDQISETISQFLASKIHAEFVQVYTWDEREGQFRPRPFLDSKNQKHPNLPSIPVFNPFLLWLSEREGIHIKENFIQYVSPSHEKIAKEALGFFSDTKSELVATLSIKSSLVGFILLGKHKEGKIYDLEEIEIILEILSVSLMSLSNSMIYQQLLNLTETLEAKVRERTKELEETQAHLVQSEKMASLGVMVAGIAHEINTPAAVINGAADNLDANLVFVLSHLGDITHLIQNPDFRSLYLDILFSFVKEDPTTKIDPKDKFKLKRETKLKFIHDGMPENDATDLSTFLIDQHLMHMQEELLRIWKSGGKETFEMLKNTLSLQRNIKNIKYAIRNIVRIVKALKYYSHLGQNSYEVSDLHEGLENTLVIMQNQIKHGVEIERNYGTIPPVRCNLDELNQVWTNLITNAIHAMKRSDHPKLIISSSRVGEEYVMISFEDNGSGIPMEIKDKIWDPFFTTKDQGEGTGLGLGIVKGIIEKHKGRIEVESSPGRTLFMVYLPLVGPGDVPNLPKEIFRERRG; from the coding sequence ATGCAAATACAAGTTTTCTTTCGTTCCAGCATCATTCTCCTCTCTTCTTTTGGTTGGTTTGCAATTGCTTACGGACTGATCCTATTTCAAGTTTCCTATCTTTTTACATTTTCTGTCCTATTTTTGGGTTTTCTCACTCTCTCACTTTTCCTTTTCCATCTGCCCACAAACCAAACCCTTTTGGAAGAAAAACCCAAAAAAAGAGATGAACTCGTACAAAATCTCTTTGCTCTGGAAAAATTCAAAGAAGAGCTCATTTCCTTCAATGACCCTGACCAAATTAGCGAAACGATCAGCCAATTTTTGGCTTCTAAAATACACGCAGAGTTTGTGCAAGTGTATACTTGGGATGAAAGGGAAGGACAATTTCGACCAAGACCATTTCTCGATTCCAAAAACCAAAAACATCCAAACCTTCCGTCCATCCCTGTATTCAATCCATTTTTATTATGGTTATCCGAAAGAGAAGGAATCCATATCAAAGAAAATTTCATCCAATATGTTTCTCCCAGTCATGAAAAAATTGCAAAAGAGGCCTTAGGTTTTTTTTCAGACACCAAGTCGGAGTTAGTTGCAACACTTTCGATTAAATCTAGTTTGGTGGGCTTTATTCTACTTGGGAAACACAAAGAAGGAAAAATTTACGATTTAGAAGAAATTGAAATCATTTTAGAAATCCTTTCCGTTTCTCTCATGTCACTATCCAATTCGATGATTTACCAACAGTTGTTAAATTTAACGGAAACTTTGGAAGCGAAGGTTAGGGAAAGGACCAAAGAATTGGAAGAAACGCAGGCCCACCTTGTCCAATCCGAAAAAATGGCATCTCTTGGGGTGATGGTGGCAGGGATTGCACATGAAATCAATACCCCTGCTGCTGTGATCAATGGTGCTGCCGATAATTTAGATGCCAATTTGGTCTTCGTTTTATCACACTTAGGTGACATCACTCACCTCATTCAAAATCCTGATTTTCGTTCCCTTTATTTGGATATTTTATTTAGTTTTGTGAAAGAAGATCCAACGACCAAAATCGATCCAAAGGATAAATTCAAATTAAAACGAGAAACAAAATTAAAATTCATCCATGATGGAATGCCAGAAAATGATGCCACCGATTTATCCACGTTTCTCATCGACCAACATTTAATGCACATGCAAGAAGAACTTCTTCGGATTTGGAAATCTGGTGGAAAAGAAACCTTTGAAATGTTAAAAAACACCTTAAGTTTACAAAGGAATATCAAAAACATCAAATATGCGATTCGTAATATTGTACGAATTGTAAAAGCCTTAAAATACTATTCCCACTTAGGGCAAAATTCGTATGAAGTGTCTGACCTGCATGAAGGTTTGGAAAACACACTCGTGATCATGCAAAACCAAATCAAACATGGTGTCGAAATTGAACGAAATTACGGCACAATTCCGCCTGTTCGGTGTAATTTGGATGAACTGAACCAAGTGTGGACAAACCTAATTACAAACGCCATCCATGCAATGAAACGAAGCGATCATCCCAAACTCATCATATCATCAAGTCGGGTAGGAGAGGAGTATGTGATGATCAGTTTTGAAGACAATGGATCGGGTATCCCAATGGAAATCAAAGATAAAATTTGGGATCCATTTTTTACAACAAAAGACCAAGGAGAAGGAACAGGGCTTGGTTTAGGAATTGTGAAAGGGATCATTGAAAAACACAAAGGAAGGATTGAAGTAGAATCTTCTCCTGGACGAACCTTGTTTATGGTCTATTTGCCGTTAGTTGGTCCAGGCGATGTTCCGAATCTCCCCAAAGAAATTTTTAGGGAGAGGAGAGGTTAA
- a CDS encoding LBF_2804 family protein produces MSTDRYKPGILEQWGRRVLISFRSNAKTDETLQVSFSKASRRYLFWGGFWSFWIGFFPSIAFVYLSIYLPPFSLYSFPSLSYEGLFGFLSLLTIVTVIEFYLLFRLGFYLSYQMAKAADMELADEPELITPIPGMMARLVLEIPDPRIRLYGIDPYKHLNERALFFRTLLYKSKVFLSNIIAKLLLKVILGRTGLRFIIEYISGPITGIWDGVTTYIILLELRKRIITRKLADSILLQIKSKKRNPNLIESVLRSVALSIVYTKTFHPNFEYLLFGLLGLLSKKEHLQNLDDWDAFVESFQLLNDEEKKWPISVFAICSSFDGKLNVEELHAFSALTHLSPSWILERVRHLSETIQNGELSESFLWMEKILPQERNSE; encoded by the coding sequence ATGAGTACAGACCGTTACAAACCAGGAATTTTAGAACAATGGGGGCGCCGAGTCCTCATTTCCTTCCGTTCGAACGCGAAAACCGACGAAACATTGCAGGTCAGTTTTTCCAAAGCTTCTAGAAGGTACCTTTTTTGGGGTGGATTTTGGTCGTTTTGGATTGGTTTTTTTCCTTCCATCGCCTTTGTTTATCTTTCCATTTACCTCCCTCCCTTTTCGTTGTATTCCTTTCCTTCTCTCTCTTACGAGGGATTATTTGGTTTCCTTAGTCTTCTAACGATTGTTACTGTAATAGAATTTTACCTTCTCTTTCGATTAGGGTTTTATTTGTCCTACCAAATGGCGAAGGCTGCAGACATGGAACTTGCAGACGAACCAGAACTCATCACTCCTATCCCCGGAATGATGGCAAGACTCGTTTTAGAAATCCCTGACCCAAGAATCCGTTTGTATGGAATTGACCCTTACAAACATTTGAATGAAAGGGCATTATTCTTTCGAACCTTACTTTACAAAAGTAAGGTTTTTTTATCAAATATCATCGCAAAACTTTTGTTAAAAGTGATATTAGGAAGAACAGGTTTACGTTTTATCATTGAATACATCTCAGGCCCCATCACTGGGATTTGGGACGGAGTGACCACTTACATCATTTTATTAGAACTTAGGAAACGAATCATCACAAGAAAACTTGCCGATTCTATTTTACTCCAAATCAAATCTAAAAAAAGAAATCCTAATTTGATCGAATCGGTACTTCGCTCTGTTGCCCTTTCGATTGTGTACACCAAAACCTTCCATCCTAATTTTGAATATTTGCTCTTTGGTCTTCTTGGGCTTTTGTCTAAAAAAGAACATTTGCAAAACCTAGATGATTGGGATGCCTTTGTGGAATCCTTTCAATTGTTAAACGATGAGGAAAAAAAATGGCCCATTTCCGTTTTTGCCATTTGTTCCTCCTTCGATGGGAAATTAAATGTGGAAGAACTCCATGCATTTAGCGCACTCACTCACCTCTCCCCATCCTGGATTTTGGAACGAGTGCGGCATTTGAGTGAAACCATCCAAAATGGGGAACTTTCAGAATCTTTTCTTTGGATGGAAAAAATCCTTCCACAAGAAAGAAACTCTGAATAG
- a CDS encoding PEGA domain-containing protein: protein MRYVYLPVLCFLVGYCSSVTKIETLNRSFTKPKFVTPDLGESEPLPSGRDYRERLVNKPTPSFTLLWKQIPEGFSSSDLSLIEEKILFPHSKLGAYQKSPSKPDPKFFESNDIDLVLELSLSKSAERLTVDVQYKDPVLSQNFGKAVFVYQEEKEPKNKSVKSFDVFHGKKHLLPLTEFVPSYFLEVSSPSSDDLRSFFTSSLQGKVSVFSTSPGTIIYLDGVEVGKAPLLNYTLLNGKHTLSFAKPGKDQVKRNILVRAGKTTRAFQEWNDDISQGTVVVSSFPPGLDVVIAGQKKGKTQYAESGVPYGSYPIQFIRTTLDSHYEYAKAGIKIRPKQITSIALPISLEDGVGWESEEFWNLTSPSPNFSATFPGKLTFAKNKELSKGWYGVYSEDLIPDYLEAELVLDLKKEYNGAVGLSIHDHNQNSILVYVDQTDFHIIKFSQNDLEAPVRSSYRWNKEDELKGRSIKFSTDFEKKMIRLYLGNKMVEEFPWSFDTFWNLGVLTPHNAPLVGVPLRGLKIQYPDMVKFEQRFQK, encoded by the coding sequence ATGAGATATGTTTATTTACCGGTCCTTTGTTTTTTAGTCGGTTATTGTTCCTCGGTCACAAAGATCGAAACACTCAATCGAAGTTTTACAAAACCTAAGTTTGTCACTCCAGATCTTGGAGAGTCTGAACCCCTTCCTTCGGGTAGAGATTACAGAGAACGACTGGTAAATAAACCAACCCCAAGTTTCACTCTCCTCTGGAAACAAATTCCAGAGGGGTTTTCTAGTTCTGACTTATCCCTCATTGAAGAAAAAATCCTTTTTCCCCATTCCAAATTAGGTGCTTATCAAAAATCACCTTCCAAACCAGATCCCAAATTTTTTGAGTCAAATGATATTGATTTAGTTTTGGAACTCAGTTTGTCTAAATCTGCAGAACGATTGACAGTGGATGTCCAATACAAGGATCCAGTTCTTTCGCAAAACTTTGGCAAGGCGGTATTTGTTTACCAAGAAGAAAAAGAGCCTAAAAACAAATCAGTGAAATCCTTTGATGTTTTTCACGGGAAAAAACACCTACTTCCTTTAACCGAATTTGTACCTTCCTATTTTTTAGAAGTTTCTTCTCCTTCCAGCGATGATTTACGATCTTTTTTTACTTCTTCCTTACAAGGAAAAGTTTCTGTATTTTCCACCTCTCCCGGTACCATCATTTACTTAGATGGAGTAGAAGTGGGGAAAGCTCCTCTTCTTAATTATACTCTCTTAAATGGAAAACATACATTATCCTTTGCCAAACCTGGGAAAGACCAAGTGAAACGGAATATTTTAGTCCGTGCAGGGAAAACCACAAGAGCGTTCCAAGAATGGAATGATGACATCTCACAAGGAACCGTTGTTGTTTCTAGTTTTCCTCCTGGACTCGATGTTGTGATAGCAGGTCAAAAAAAAGGCAAAACACAATACGCAGAGTCTGGTGTACCTTACGGTAGTTATCCGATCCAATTCATTCGAACTACTCTTGATTCCCATTATGAATATGCGAAAGCAGGAATCAAAATCCGCCCAAAACAAATTACATCCATCGCTTTACCAATTTCTTTAGAGGATGGGGTAGGTTGGGAATCAGAAGAATTTTGGAACCTCACATCACCTTCGCCTAACTTTTCTGCGACATTCCCTGGAAAATTGACTTTTGCCAAAAACAAGGAACTTTCCAAGGGTTGGTATGGAGTGTATTCGGAAGATTTGATTCCTGATTATTTGGAAGCCGAACTTGTGTTAGACTTAAAAAAGGAATACAATGGGGCGGTTGGACTTTCCATCCATGACCACAATCAAAATTCGATTTTGGTTTATGTAGATCAAACTGACTTTCATATTATTAAATTTTCCCAAAACGATTTGGAAGCACCTGTTCGCTCCTCTTACCGATGGAACAAAGAAGATGAACTAAAAGGTCGAAGTATAAAGTTTTCCACTGATTTCGAGAAAAAAATGATCCGTTTGTATTTGGGTAACAAAATGGTAGAAGAATTCCCTTGGAGTTTTGATACGTTTTGGAATTTAGGTGTTCTTACTCCACATAATGCTCCTTTGGTGGGAGTTCCTCTTCGTGGATTAAAAATTCAATACCCCGATATGGTTAAGTTCGAACAAAGGTTCCAAAAATGA
- the tpx gene encoding thiol peroxidase — protein MAQVTLKGNPVPLEGSIPKPGDKAPDFKVAKQDLSDITLKDLAGKVKILVAVPSLDTPVCAIETKKFNEKVAKENGITTLIISGDLPFAMKRFCTTEGINSDNLITGSQFKDFSFSKNYGTHISSGPLAGLSARAVFVVDKDDVVRYTELVPEIGSEPNYDTVLAEAKKLV, from the coding sequence ATGGCACAAGTAACACTCAAAGGAAATCCCGTTCCTCTAGAAGGATCCATCCCAAAACCTGGAGACAAAGCTCCTGATTTTAAAGTCGCCAAACAAGATTTAAGTGATATTACGTTAAAAGATTTAGCAGGAAAGGTTAAAATCCTTGTTGCGGTTCCGAGTCTTGACACTCCAGTCTGTGCCATTGAAACTAAAAAATTCAACGAAAAAGTCGCAAAGGAAAATGGAATCACAACACTCATCATTTCAGGTGATTTACCATTTGCGATGAAACGATTTTGTACGACGGAAGGGATCAATTCCGATAACCTGATCACAGGTTCACAGTTTAAGGACTTTTCCTTTTCCAAAAACTATGGAACTCATATTTCTAGTGGGCCACTCGCAGGTCTATCGGCAAGAGCAGTGTTTGTAGTGGACAAAGACGATGTTGTACGATACACGGAGCTTGTTCCTGAAATTGGAAGTGAGCCAAACTACGATACCGTACTTGCCGAAGCTAAGAAACTTGTTTAG
- the rsgA gene encoding ribosome small subunit-dependent GTPase A, translating into MGKEQFTIARIFGAYYEIYSEETTYALAVLKGKLRLKNSNERHPFVVGDMILAEKSSGEEWVISERIERKNYLTRKSDKGDSHVLCANLDQVAILASCKDPETKPGFIDRLLAASYDTDIPPLIIFTKKDLVDEEEIKDRETYYSELGYDVMSVSLLSEESIQPLWEKIKGKRTFLCGNSGVGKSTLMNHLHKKTVQRTNLVSGTTKKGKHTTTNSFALFLEGNTVLIDSPGVKEWGILHLTPTQLWESFPELRKQKETCQEIYCCELGSECPMRKYMNESMDETRKKSLESMIESLENPHRVTRRDHWTKAVTKRY; encoded by the coding sequence TTGGGTAAAGAACAATTTACAATCGCTCGTATCTTCGGTGCGTATTACGAGATTTATTCAGAAGAGACAACGTATGCCCTTGCCGTACTCAAAGGAAAACTCCGCCTAAAAAATTCGAATGAACGCCATCCATTTGTGGTAGGGGATATGATCCTTGCCGAAAAATCTTCTGGGGAAGAGTGGGTCATTTCAGAGCGTATTGAGCGTAAAAATTATCTCACTCGCAAAAGTGATAAGGGCGACAGTCATGTGTTATGTGCAAACCTTGACCAAGTTGCCATCCTTGCTTCTTGTAAAGATCCAGAAACCAAACCTGGCTTCATTGACCGTTTACTTGCCGCCTCTTACGATACCGATATCCCACCCCTCATTATTTTTACCAAAAAAGATTTGGTGGATGAAGAAGAAATAAAAGACAGAGAAACTTACTATAGCGAGTTAGGTTATGATGTCATGAGTGTTTCACTTCTTTCGGAAGAATCCATCCAACCACTTTGGGAAAAAATCAAAGGCAAACGTACATTCCTTTGTGGAAATTCTGGAGTGGGTAAATCCACTCTCATGAACCACCTCCATAAAAAAACCGTACAAAGGACCAATTTGGTGAGTGGGACGACAAAAAAGGGAAAACATACCACAACCAATTCGTTTGCCCTTTTTTTGGAAGGAAATACCGTCCTCATCGACTCGCCGGGAGTCAAAGAATGGGGCATCCTCCACCTGACACCTACCCAACTTTGGGAAAGTTTTCCCGAATTACGAAAACAGAAGGAAACTTGTCAGGAAATTTATTGCTGTGAACTCGGTTCTGAATGTCCAATGCGTAAATACATGAACGAATCCATGGACGAAACCCGAAAAAAGAGCCTCGAATCCATGATCGAAAGTCTGGAGAATCCCCACCGTGTGACCCGCAGGGACCATTGGACAAAAGCTGTCACAAAAAGATATTAG
- a CDS encoding FecR family protein — protein sequence MKRTIIQKLSVLGFVAIFAMFAAACQKDSKETVTTVTDKNQPASNVVIAFVKGDVVVLRENGQIKPSLGDTLTSQDTIVTGQNGSVELLVGEDGVLKLNKNTSLSVSQAFAANDGSRETEVNMQYGKLVTVLRKERKTESFNVVTPTSIAGVRGTIFMTNVENPSAKGGNVACGSSNCVVKYTVLDGAVAIRKSNSDNEIVVDKQKSAEVSTDTKLSEKMIKPMDKQSLGEMKEMLVFENTKMLQFESLANELKSNNEELQKMNLGSSVEELEKAAKTREITKSKSDEVITTAKSIEDSKYIKKDVQKDSLKLAPKESFDKTK from the coding sequence ATGAAACGTACAATCATACAAAAATTGTCGGTTTTGGGATTTGTGGCGATTTTTGCCATGTTTGCCGCAGCTTGCCAAAAAGACTCAAAAGAGACTGTAACAACCGTTACAGATAAAAACCAACCAGCGAGTAATGTCGTCATCGCTTTCGTAAAAGGGGACGTAGTTGTTTTGAGAGAAAATGGCCAAATCAAACCAAGTTTAGGTGATACCTTAACTTCTCAAGACACAATTGTGACAGGTCAAAATGGATCTGTTGAACTTTTGGTTGGTGAAGACGGTGTTCTCAAACTCAACAAAAATACGTCGCTTAGCGTAAGCCAAGCCTTTGCTGCAAACGACGGATCACGTGAAACAGAAGTCAACATGCAATACGGAAAACTCGTGACTGTTCTTCGCAAAGAAAGAAAAACAGAATCGTTTAATGTTGTGACTCCAACTTCGATTGCGGGTGTTCGTGGAACTATCTTTATGACGAATGTTGAAAATCCTTCTGCAAAAGGTGGAAACGTAGCTTGTGGTTCTTCTAACTGTGTTGTGAAATACACGGTTCTTGATGGTGCCGTTGCGATCCGTAAATCAAACTCTGATAACGAAATCGTAGTCGACAAACAAAAGTCAGCTGAAGTATCGACAGACACAAAACTATCTGAGAAAATGATCAAACCAATGGACAAACAATCTTTAGGTGAGATGAAAGAAATGTTAGTGTTCGAAAATACAAAAATGTTACAATTTGAGTCCCTTGCAAATGAACTCAAATCAAACAACGAAGAACTTCAAAAAATGAACCTAGGTTCTTCTGTTGAGGAATTGGAAAAAGCAGCCAAAACTCGTGAAATCACCAAATCAAAGTCAGATGAAGTGATCACAACTGCAAAATCAATTGAAGATTCCAAATACATTAAAAAAGATGTGCAAAAAGATTCACTAAAATTAGCTCCAAAAGAGAGTTTTGATAAGACGAAATGA
- a CDS encoding acyl-CoA desaturase, whose product MTTQAEFKVKNPIDWVTTIFLLTSPLVGIFGTLYVALYETIHLGTWALFLFYFFATGMGITVGYHRLFSHKAYEAKSPIKLLLLLFGAAAFQSTALEWSEDHRIHHKFVDTDKDPYSIKKGFWYAHIGWLFRKRNYVQQGVQDLASDPLVLWQHKHFYSISIFMCFILPGLITMLWGSFLEGFFVAGFLRLFVVHQFTFFINSACHVWGERTFSKEQTARDNWVIAFFTFGEGFHNFHHEFQMDYRNGIRWYDYDPSKWMIKFLSFFGLTYNLKKVSEEKILQKTMFIKEKETLHQFANLGEEKLKTWSEQLAHLRETAIAEFQKWSKAKQTANEKEAVVSKEKFETTKENWEKLLSQPLFF is encoded by the coding sequence ATGACGACACAAGCTGAATTCAAAGTCAAAAACCCCATCGATTGGGTTACGACCATTTTTTTACTCACTTCCCCCCTCGTTGGTATTTTTGGGACCTTGTATGTGGCACTTTACGAGACAATTCATCTTGGCACCTGGGCTCTCTTTTTGTTTTATTTTTTTGCGACAGGAATGGGGATTACAGTCGGTTACCACAGACTTTTTTCTCATAAAGCTTATGAGGCAAAATCTCCCATCAAACTATTGTTATTATTATTTGGAGCCGCGGCGTTTCAATCGACGGCGCTCGAATGGAGTGAAGACCATCGTATCCATCACAAATTTGTGGATACAGACAAAGATCCATATTCCATCAAAAAAGGATTTTGGTATGCCCATATAGGTTGGTTGTTTCGGAAACGAAATTATGTGCAACAAGGTGTCCAAGATTTGGCAAGTGATCCTTTGGTGCTTTGGCAACATAAACATTTTTATTCCATCTCCATCTTCATGTGTTTTATTTTACCTGGACTCATCACGATGTTATGGGGATCCTTCTTAGAAGGATTTTTTGTCGCTGGTTTTTTACGATTATTTGTGGTTCACCAGTTTACCTTTTTTATCAACAGTGCCTGCCATGTTTGGGGAGAGAGAACGTTTTCAAAAGAACAAACAGCACGAGATAATTGGGTCATCGCCTTTTTTACGTTTGGTGAAGGATTTCATAACTTTCACCATGAATTCCAAATGGATTACCGGAATGGAATTCGATGGTATGATTACGATCCATCCAAATGGATGATCAAATTTCTTTCTTTTTTTGGCCTTACATATAATTTAAAAAAAGTGTCTGAAGAAAAAATTTTACAAAAGACGATGTTCATCAAAGAAAAAGAAACATTACATCAGTTTGCAAATCTTGGTGAAGAAAAACTAAAAACCTGGTCAGAACAATTGGCACATCTTAGAGAAACGGCAATCGCTGAATTCCAAAAATGGTCCAAAGCGAAACAAACGGCCAATGAAAAAGAAGCAGTGGTTTCGAAAGAAAAATTTGAAACTACCAAAGAAAACTGGGAAAAACTTCTGAGCCAACCACTGTTTTTTTGA